A region of the Fischerella sp. PCC 9605 genome:
CCAAATTAAAAAGCGCTAGGGAGTGTTGCCGTGTTACCACCCCTAGCGCTTTTTGCTTCAAACTTAACTCCTCACACACAACTAAAGACTAACATTAGGCTTTACATAGCCACCACCATATTAGTGACACTTTGGCAAGTGTACTATCTTACTTCTAATGCAAAAAGTGACGTACGCCGGTAAAGACCATTACCAAACCTAGTTCGTTAGCAGCTTTGATAGAATCTTGATCTCGCAAACTTCCACCCGGTTGCACGATCGCAGTAATTCCTGCGGCGGCTGCTGTTTTGACAGAATCATCGAAGGGGAAAAATCCATCACTGGCGAGTATTGCTCCTTTGGCTTTTTCTCCAGCTTGTTCTAGGGCTATTTTCACCGAACCAACGCGATTCATTTGTCCTGCACCCACACCCAAAGTTGTGCGATCGCTACTCACAACTATGGCATTTGATTTAACATGCTTGCATACTTTCCACGCAAACAATAATTCTTCTAATTCATTCACTGTGGGTTGACGTTCAGTCACGACTTGCCATTGACTGGTATCGGCGACAATGTCATCTGCCGCTTGAACAAGAAAACCACCTGCGATCGCCTTGATTGTATCTTTGGGTCCACTGCTTAAATCAGGTAAAACCAATACGCGTACTTTTGACTTAGCAGCGAGAATCGCTTTTGCTTCCTCTTCACATTCTGGTGCAACTACGCATTCTAAAAATGTTTTTGTTAACTCAGTAGCTGTAGCGGCGTCTATGGGACAATTGAGGGCGACAATACCACCAAAGGCAGAAACAGGATCGGCCTTAAAAGCTTTTTGGTAAGCTTCGGCGATCGCATTTCCCACAGCTGTGCCGCAGGGGTTAGTATGTTTAATAATTGTTGCAGCTGGGCGATCGGTGAATTCTGCAATAATTCGGCGTGCTGCTTCTAAATCAACTAAATTATTGTAACTAAGTTCCTTTCCTTGCAGCTTGATGGCAGCAGCCCATCCTGTTGGGGTTGTACTAGTTCGATACCAAGCAGCGCTTTGGTGGGGATTTTCACCATAACGCAAGGATTGCAGTTGGTTGCCAGAAAGAGTGTATTGTTGTGGTAGAGCTTCTGGCTGTTGTGTCCCTAAATAAGATGCGATCGTGCGGTCATAACTAGAAGTATGCAAAAATCCTTTTAACGCGCACTTTTGCCGAAATTCTCGCGAAGTTTCGCCTCCATGTTGGCGTAATTCCTGCAAATACTCGTCATACTGCACGGGTTCGCACAATATCGTGACATGGGCAAAGTTTTTTGATGCTGCCCTTAGCATAGCAGGGCCACCGATATCAATCTGCTCAATTGCCTCAGTTAAGGTAACTCCCTCTTTGGCAATGGTTTCTTCAAAGGGGTAGAGATTCACCACAACTAAATCAATGGGACGAATTTGGTTGTTTTCCAAATCTGTCATATCTTGCGGTATGTCTTGTCGCGCTAAAATACCACCGTGAATCCGGGGATGTAGGGTTTTAACACGACCACCTAATATTTCCGGCGAACCTGTATAATCAGCAACTTTTTTAACTGGTAATCCCGCATCTTTCAAGGCTTGGGCAGTGCCGCCACTACTGATTAATTCAAAATCAAATTCTTCAACTAAGCTACGGGCAAGGTCAATCAATCCAGTTTTATTAGATACACTCATCAGTGCCAAACGCGCCATAATTCCCCAGCTTCCTTCGATCTATAAAATTAAGAGCAGAAGATTATTGTACAAACCACGAAGGCATGTAGACGTAGACGTGCCTTCTTCGGCTTCCCGCAGGGTTGTACGCGAAGAATTGAAAAATGCAAAATTTATTGTCTTGTCATGGCACACTTTGACTAATGACTAATGACTAATGACCAATGACTAATGACTAATGCTTTAGAATTCATTCAGGTTGCCCCAAAAACAGGGCAAGCACCCCAAGGGTTAATTGTCGCTTTGCATGGTTGGGGTGCAAATGCCGAAGATTTAGCATCTTTGGCTCCTTTTTTAGACTTGCCTGATTATCAGTTTCTGTTTCCCAATGCACCTTTTCCTCATCCTTATTCCCCTACGGGGAGGGCATGGTATGACTTGAGTATGGAAAATATGTATGAAGGATTAACAGAAAGTCGGCAATTGCTAATAGATTGGTTGCAAACTTTAGAAAGCAGCACTGGCGTACCACTGTCGCGGACATTTCTGAGTGGCTTTTCTCAAGGAGGGGCGATGACTTTGGATGTAGGATTAAAGTTACCTCTCGCAGGTTTGGTTGTGATGAGTGGTTATTTACATCCGGGTGCAGTAACAGATGTAGAGACACAAAATGCAACGTCTCTACCTCCGGTTTTAATCATGCATGGCAGATACGATCAAGTTGTGCCACTACAAGCAGCAGTACAGGCAAAAGCAACTTTAGAGTCACTAGGAATTGCAGCACAGTACTATGAATTTGACATGGGTCATGAAATTCGACTGCAAATGCTAGAGTTGATTCGGAATTTCGTGGTAAATGCTAGATAATCACAAAGTAGCTTGTAGTCAGACATCGCTTTATCTTAGTTACAATATTTTTACAAATTCCGGTATAAATCCGGAAAAATTTCACGAAATTAATGTCTCCAAATGAGTAATATATATTGGGTGGTTGCGTCGGGCGCAACTCAACCCAGGCTGGATGCCAATGCTGCTAATGGGAGGGGCGAGCATAATGAAAACTTTAAGCATTTCTAAAAAAGAAATTGCTACCATGACTCCACAAGATGTGGAAGATTTAGCGACACGTTTGGAGCAGGATAATTACAGCAATGCTTTTGAAGGATTGAACGATTGGCACATACTACGTGCGATCGCGTTTCAGCGTCCAGAGTTAGTTGAACCATATATCCATCTTTTAGATTTAGAACCCTACGACGAAGCGTAACAATTTAGGTAATGGGTAACGGGGAATAGTTAGTGGTTAGTAGATAGTAGTTAGTGGTAGCTTGGAAAAACAGCTAATAATTAATTGCTTTCTATTCGCTATTCCCTTTGCCCTATTCCTCCAACCCATGTTTAATCCAAAATTAAAAAGGGTTCTTATTGGTGTTGGCGGTGGTATTGCCGCCTATAAAGTTTGTGAAGTTGTTTCTACACTTTTTAAAAATGGTGTAGAAGTGCGAACAATTCTTACTAATTCCGCACAAAAATTTGTCACGCCTCTAACTTTTGCGACTCTATCTCGCTATCCTGCCTATACAGATGAAAATTTTTGGCAGCCAAATTACTCTCGTCCATTACATATAGAATTGGGTGAATGGGCAGATATTTTTGTAATTGCCCCTTTGACAGCTAATACATTAGCAAAATTAGCCTATGGTATGGCTGACAATTTGCTCACAAACACCGTACTAGCTTCCACTTGTCCTGTACTGTTAGCACCAGCAATGAATACTGATATGTGGGAACAACAGGCAGTGCAGCACAATTGGCAAAGTTTATTGATAAATAACCGATTTCATGGCATTCCAACAGCATCGGGATTATTGGCGTGCGATCGCGTCGGTGCTGGAAGGATGGCAGAACCCACAGAAATTTTGGCTTACATTCAATCGCTGTTACACACCGCAGGCAGACTAGATTTGGCAGGAAAGCGAGTGTTAATCAGTGGCGGGGGAACGCGAGAACATTTTGATCCAGTTAGATTTATTGGTAATCCTTCCACGGGGAAAATGGGTTTAGCTTTAGCACAAGCAGCACTACATCGAGGTGCAAGGGTAACGTTGGTACACGGGCCAGCAAATTGGGATGTACCTTTAGGTATGGAAGCTTTTTCCGTTGTTAGTGCCCAACAGATGCACCAAGCGATGTTGCGACATTTACCTGATGCAGATGTGATCGTAATGTCAGCTGCCGTAGCAGATGTGAAACCACAGGAGTATAATTCAGAGAAATTACCGAAGCGATCGCTTCCAGAAGCTTTAGCCTTAGAACCTGTACCGGATATTGTTACAGAACTGGCAGAGCGCAAGCAACCCCATCAGTTGTTAATTGGGTTTGCTGCACAGACAGGAGATATAGTAACCCCAGCGTTAGAGAAACTGTACAGAAAACAATTAGACGCTATTGTTGCTAACCCAGTAGATCAAGTTGATAGCGGTTTTGGTAGTGATAACAATCAAGCGGTACTTTTAGATAAACAAGGGCGTCGGATAGAGATTCCACCTTGTAGTAAACTACAACTCGCTCATTATTTGTTCGATTTTGTTACTGCTTAGTTGTTGATAGTTGGTAAAAGCAAGTCTCAAAAGTATGTTTGGTGTGGTTGCATGCATTAGATCCACCAACAGGGTTTTTATGCCCTCAAAAAGTATTTATGACACAAACTCTTAAGCTCTAGTTGTTGGCTTTAAAAATAGCCACGCCGCAAAAAACGTAGCTGCTGTAAATAGTTGTGTCAGATCCAGTGCAGACAGGTATCCATCCGATAAGGAAGCAATACTTCTGTCTGTAATGCCAAATAGCCAAGACGAAATGCCAAACAGCCAAATCCCATTCTTGAGATTTCCCACAAATTCATTCGTTTCTGAGGGTTGCTGGTTGTTCATGCTTTTGTTGCTCCGTTGGTGAGGAATTCGATGCTTGCAAAGAATCTACTAGGTGCGGTTTTCACTACCAAATGAACTTCTAGCGCGATCTTCCCTCCATTTATAAATTTTTCCTGACAAATATTACACTCTATATAATTATATTAATAATTATATAGCTATATTGAGATAACTGTCTAAAGGTACATATTTGTGCAGTAGCTATTTCACCTTGATTGTTGTAACCACATGTTGGAAGAAGTACTTTTGTGTTGTCATTCTAAACACGAGGCTTGAGAAACTTTGTTACAACAACGACAAAAAACTTTAAAAAAGTACATCAAAGCTTTAATCTATCTAGGGTTTTGATGTTTCTAGGAATTATCTTAATTTCCCAAATTTGGAATGCGATGTCTGCGGCTTCCAATCAAGTCTGTTTGTAGAGGCGATCGCTTTGCTTGTGCGATCAATTAGCCCTCTTGTTAAGAGAGGGTTAATCACCACAGCCACCACAACCACCACAACCACCTCCATCACCTCCTCCGTCACAGCCATCGCCTCCGTCACCACCTAGATTTGAACCACCTCCACCTGTATAACCTCCTCCTGTTGAGGAGAATCTACCTACAAAAAATATCAGGGCGAAGATTAACCAAATTAGAATCCGCAATCCCAGGAAGAGCAAAACTATACCTGAGAGTAAGACAGTTACATAGATCAATGTTTTGATCAAAGAGTTAGAATTATCATTCTCACGACTTAAAAGCCATAGAAGATATACACCCACACACAGGCATAAGACCACAAGATAACTAATTGGTTTGTGTCGAGAAAGTCCGATGATAATCCTGGCAATTCCTAGAGAGTATAGGCAAAAAATCGAGAGCATTGTTAACCAGGTTGCAATGCTTTCTTGCAAAAATACTTTATTTCCTTGCAAAAATTCTTCCCAAGATGGTGTATTGTCTAGCCCTCTCATTCCAGAAGGGCGAGTCAAAGGTTTAGTCTGTTTCCAACCAAGGATAGCAAAATCAAATAGAAAACTGGCGATCGCAGATAGAATATAGAACCCGATAAAGTCCTTTGCTGGTAGATTCAAGATTCCTGTGGCGAGATTAATCGTCCCTAAACTAAATAAAACAAACGTTAGGATGGCAAATAATACCAAAGCAGTCCGAGAATCGTTTTTGAATCGTTGTAATAATAAGCCGAGAATACCTATAAACAAAAGCCCAATACATCCAACTAACAGGTAAAAATTGAAAAACTCAGATAATGAACGGTTAATTGGATTTGGAAAGCTTGCGAGTGCGGGAACATCCGAAGTGATAATACTCAGGGATACAAGCAGCGATAGCATCCAGACAGCAGCCTGAGTGAAACGAAACTCGATTAAAAAACTAAAATCCGGCTTTGGGATTATCCAATTGTGCTGTGTATTGATGCGAACAAAATGAATATCTCTACCAAAACGGATATGAGGGGGAGACCAAATATCAGGTGGTGGTAGCTGTTGGAAAAAATGTTCATAACTTTCCAATGTTTTACCGTACCAGTCATTAAACTTAGACCTTTCCTGTTGTCCGCCTTTTGTAGGATTGTGATGTAAAGGCTTTTGAAGAGTTTGAGAACAGAAATCTTCCCAATAGGATTGGGTATAAATAAGGTGTAAGTGCCAGACTTGATCGACTTGCTCCGAAGGGGTAACTAGATGACCAGCAACAATAGCTAAAAATGCAAATTTCTTGTATTCATCAATCACTCTTTGAGCATATTCAATTGTCCAATTATTATCCCTGGCAAGGCGTTTACTGAAAGATAATTTTGCATCAATGCGATCTAAGCAGAACTGCTGAATACGCTGATAGAGTTCCAATTGCTGAGTATTCATACATAAATCTCTGATAGTTTGCGATCAAGCTTCTAAAACATTCTTAAGACAAATGAAAAAAACTGGAGATTAAGACGTTCTCGACATAATTGAGGTATTGACTGTTGAGTTCTTGTTTTTCGACCTGTTCTAGATGATGCATTGATGCTGTCGACGATTTTCAGGCCATAAAGCAATTTTATTTTTGTAACCCTTAGTAAAGCTTCCAGACATTACATGGCGGCTGATGTCACGCTCGCTAACACTGTTGGCGAAACATTACTTAATAATAAAAGTATCATCAATCAAAGGCTTTCAGCTATTCGTTTTAGTTCTGCAATCAATCGATTAAGGACTTTTTGAACTGTTTTATATCCTGAAGCTTGTCGCCCCAACTTCAATTCCAATAAAATTCTATTGCGTATCGCCTCAAAGTCTACTACTTCTTGGACAAGGGTGACGACAGTCTTCGACACTAGTGCCGAATTTACTTTTTGGAGATTCTGTATTTGGATTTTAAGCTTGGGAATAATCCAAAATTGATGGCGATCAAGCCATTGATATGAGATTTTTTCGCTTCTAAGTTGGGGAGAATGCCAGATATCTGGTGGTGGTGTACCGAAATATTTCTGATAGATTTCTAGAGTTTGTAGATAATAGTAGCGATATTTTAAACCTTCTTGTTTTCCGCCTAAGCTAGGAGAATGATGGAGAGCTTTGTTGAGAATTTGGCCACAAAATTCATCCCAATAAGAGTGGGTATAAAGTAAGTGCAAATGCCAGACGCGATCGACGGGAGTAGATGGCGAGACAACATGGTCAGCAATCATCGCTATAAACACAAATTTTTTGTATTCTTGAATCACTCTATAGGTGTATATCCCCGTCCATTGATATTCCCAAGCTAATTTATCAGAAAAAGGGAAAATAGCCGAAGGCGAATCTAATTCAAAGTCGCAAATCCGTTTGTACAAATCTGCTTCTGTAGAGGTCATTTTTTTTGTATTCATTGTTAACATCCTCCACAAGTTTGTTCGGGTAGTACTTTCGGTGTCGGATAAATTACTTGTAGTTCTAAACCAAAAAAATCACTTAATTCTTTACCTAACCACCACAACTCTGCTGGGGATAGTTTCTGATTGCCAATAGGATATTCAATATGACCTGCATGGATTGATAAATTAGGATTAACTTTTACTTCACCTCTTCTTATTTCCTTTCCAGTTTCATCAAAATATTTATCGAAAGTGTAGCCAGGATTATAGACTAAAAGATTTATGTTTTTAAAAAAAGAATAGCGTTCGCTCCATTCTATATTGCTTGGTTTACCATAATAGCTACCTACTTTAATTTCTCTATCTCGTTCAATAGATATCACTCGATAATACTTATCTTTCATCTGATAGGAAGCCTTCCGAAGTAAATAAAACACTGACAATAAAAATCCAGTAAAAAAAAGCAATAATATCCAATAATTCATAAATAACGGCAAGAAAACAGGACTAAATATAATTAATAAAAAAATAGATGAGCAACCCAGACAGCCAGGAATATTAAGGGGATAATTTTCTTCGTATACTATTTCTAATTTATGGCGATCGCGGTAGAGTTTTACTTGACTATTAGCAGGTCGAAGATGAAGATAATCGCCCGAGGTTCCATCTTTTGAGGTAAGAGCAGTTTTAGCTAATTTAGCTGACTCAAACCGTTGATCTGGATAGGGATAAGTTATTTTTTCTAGCCATCTAGAAAACTGGTTACTAAGGTCATTATTACTGAATTTAACCCTTCCATTAACTTGGGTAAGTTCAGCAGGATGTACTCCTGTAATCAGATAAATTAAAGTCATTCCCAAACTATATAAATCTGAAGCTGTAGTTGTTTGTCCACTAAATTGCTCCAAGGGAATATAACCATAACTACCGACGATAGTAATCGTCCCATTATCTTTACTTGCTACTGTTTGTACTGAACCAAAGTCCACTAAATAGACATCGCCAATACTATGACCAGAACGATTAGAAATTAGAATATTACTGGGTTTAATATCGCGATGAATTACTGGAGGAATTTGCTCGTGGAGATAGGCTAAAATTTCCAACAGTTTTTCGGCTAATTCGATTAACTCTACTCCAGAAAATTTACGCCCCTCTTGCATCGTACTTTCTAGAGACGGAGCATCAATATAAGTTTGAACTAGGGCAAAGCCTTGAATATTCTCCTCGTCAACTTCAAAATAATTTAGGTATTTAGGAATAGCGGGATGGTCGAGATTTTTTAGCGTGTTGGCTTCTCGTTCAAATAACTTAAGATTGTCCCACTGGAAAAAACTATCGAATTGTAAAATCTTGATGATGACTAAATCTTGAGAATAAGTATCTTGTGCTAAAAATGTTTTGCGTCCAGCTTTATGACTCAATTCTCGCTCAATTCGATAGCGATTAATCAAGATAATGTGATATGTATCGTTATTCTGCATATTAATTACCCGCTTTAGTAGGGGACAACGTAAGTATTTATGCTTTGACCGATCTGGGGTTCAGAAACTGGGAAAACAGTGCTATCGGTGCTTGAACTCAGAATATCTGTACCAAACTTTTAGCCTAAAACATAGATTATCCGGGTCGTAATATAGAAGTAAAACCAAAAATTGTAGAGATGACTCAGGGCGACAGTGGAGTAAGAGATATCGCTCGTGTATTAAATGTCAGCTCTTCAACAGTGATTGCCAAACTTATTTCTCTCACTTAAGCGTGCATCTAATTTAGGATTGAGATAGAGTGAGAGAATTATGCAGTTCTGTTATAGCTAGCTATTCAATTTTTACAAATTTACCGGATTGAATTTGGATTAAAGCGTCAGTACGCTTTGGCTGAAACATGAATTTGCGTTCGCCTACGTTTTTATCGAAGTTAAATTCTCCAGTCACACCCTTAACCTTAAAATTCGGATTTCTGAGGATATTGTCTAATTCCTGACGATTAGGCTGTGGTTGTTTCAGTAGTTGTTCTAAACCTGTTACAATCGCTTTTGTTGCATCTTTAGCCAACGGACTTCGCCAAGTGTTTAGTTCTGTCTTCCAAAGTTCCCGAAACGAATTCTTTTCTCTCTCATCAGGGTAGTAGGGAACTGATAATGTTAAACCTTCTACAGATCTTCCTCCTAACTTAATCGTTTGTTCGGTATACAACGTTGGACTGCCAAACAGCTTCATCGGTGACTGATTTTCTTGCAACGCCTTGAATATTCCTATCGCCTTTGGCAAGTTATTGACATAGGGTGCGATCATCAAGCTGTTCACATTATTTTTTCTAATTACCTCAACGATAGTATTAGGATTGAAATTTGACTCAGAAAGGTCACAGGATAGCTCGATATTATGTCCTTTATATGCTGAAACAACGTACTTAAATTGTGTTCTAAAATCTTCCTGATCGGGGGACACATCTGTATCTACACAAACAGCAACTTTGGGGTTAGAAATTGCTCTACCAAGACCGTTAGATAATTGTGCGGCGAAAAAAGTAATTTGGGGAACCATGCGAAAAATATACGATGATTCTTGCAAGTTGTTAGCAAAGCTTGTTGGGGAAACCATGACTAACTTCCCTTGCTTATAAATTGGGGCAGCTGCAATAGAGGCATTACTCGAATTATGTCCGACAACTGCCTGAAGAGTGGTATCTTTGACAAACTTACGAGCAACTTCTTCAGCTCGCGTACTGTCGTTATTATCATTAGCAATTACCACCTGTAACGACTTGCCATTAATCCCAATGTCACGATTAATCTCGTCTTGAACTTCCGCAACACCACGCAAAATCTCTTCTGCTATGGTTTGATTCCCGCCAAAGGGTACGCTGACGGCAATTTTAATTGTTTCTTTGTTATTAGCTACTTTGGCATTATTTAAATAAATGCGTGCCTCTGGATCGTTAGGATTTTTTTGAAGAGATGCTTTAAAGTTTGTAATGGCAACTGAGTAGTTTTTATCCTTAAAAGCTTTCACGCCTGCTTGTTTCTCAGGGGTGCTATTTTGGCTCAAAATTTCTTCCCCTAAGCTAATTCCTGGTGCCAGGGTAGAATCTTTACTCAAATCGATAATTTTATAGATTACAAAAGCAAGAGTGATTAGCGCGATCGCACCTATACCCCACCAAGTATATTTCTTGATTTTCTGTTTTGTTTTTGAATTTGTCGATGAATTTTCTACTAATTCCGATAACAATTCTTTTCGTGGATATAATAGTGGTGATTCTTCGGGATTTTGAAAAATTACGGGTAACCAAGACGCATTAGGAGACTGATTTTCTATTAACCTTAACTGATCGCGAGCTTCGCCCACAGCTTCATGTAAAGAAGCACCTTCAGCAAAGCTCGTGAGAAAATAATCTAAAAACTTTTGCGCCACTTCATCATGGATTGGCTCTCGCATCACGATAATATGAGGAATCTGCAAATTTTCCAATTGTCGTGCTAAACCTAATCCATCACAGGAGTTAAAAATCGCCAGTTTTAATCCATGTTTTACAGCTGTTCTTAAAGCAGTCTTTAGCTGCTGGGGTGATAAATATTCTTGCTCATTAATCCAAATTCGGGCATCAGTTCCTCCTGGTTCAGTGGAACTATGTCCTGCAAAAAAGACTACATCCCAATGTATATTTTTAAGTTGTTCTCTGACTTCTTCTGAACGAGGCTTTTTTAGTAGGGTTAATTTCGCTGTAGATAACCTTTTCTGAAGAATATTCCAATCGGTTTTAATATCAATATTCTCATCGTTTCCCAAAATCACGAGAATTTTCACAGGTAGCCTCAGCGAGCCTTTTTCGGGTGCTTTTCTAGTGCTTAAAGCAACTTCAGAATCGCCATACCATTTTCCTAGTAAACGCCATAGTTTCCAAGGTAGCTTCTGTAATTCTAGGTTGTTAGTCTGCACGATGAATCTTACAGTCTCATCACTTCTCACCGTATGTAATAATGTCTCTTTGATATCCTCTAATGAGGAATGGTCTAACCAATCATTGAAATCTTTTTCTAAATTAAGAGCAGCAGTTTTTGCCTGATCTCCGCTGTTTCCACTAGAGTAGTTTGAATTGGTTTGCGGTGGAACCTGAATCTGGCGTAAGCTATTTTCCGGATTGACTTGATTATTTACAGAGTTGCTCCTACCCCACCAACGGCAATTTGCATCTTCACCCCAAGCATAGTAAGCTTGTTGCCATTCGGTGTAGCGGGCTGGAACATTTGGTGCCCCGACAAGAAACCCGGTGACTTCTGGAACACAGAGTTTACCCGTATCCCGAATTTCTAGGTTAACGGGAAAACCTTGCTCAAAATTACCTGCCTCAATCCTAAAGATAACTAGCTTGCTCATTTGTTTTATCTTTATGGCGGATACTAGAGTCCTGAATTTATCAAACAACAAATTGTTCGGTAGTACTAATATTTTCTAAACTAAGTCGAACGTTGAAGCGATCGCCTAAATCAGCACTAAAGTATAAAGAAATGTAATCATCTTGCGGTTCGCTTCTGGCCACAGCTTCCAAACCTGGAATGGGAGTGCCATTTTCATACAGTCCAGTTAATTGTAAACCTGGCGGTAATTTCGTACGTGAAACGAAGCTATCCCGCAGGGAATCACACATTGGATAAGCTCGCAACAACACGGCAACTTCACCATTAAGTTTACGTAAAACTGCAACCATCAAAGCGATAGGATGTCCCATCATTTGGACACCTAAATCCATCACCCTTCTGATCGCACTCCCTTGATAATTTGGAGCAATTGTCCATAAATATTCAGCCGCTTTCCATCGAATGCTTTCATCAGTCGTATTCTGCAATAGATGAACCAATGCATCTCGTTCTTCAATATTAGAAGGGAAAGTTATCTCACTTTGACTGTTGTACAATTGTTTCACGGCTCGTCTAATCTTTTCTGGTGTTT
Encoded here:
- the purH gene encoding bifunctional phosphoribosylaminoimidazolecarboxamide formyltransferase/IMP cyclohydrolase, with translation MARLALMSVSNKTGLIDLARSLVEEFDFELISSGGTAQALKDAGLPVKKVADYTGSPEILGGRVKTLHPRIHGGILARQDIPQDMTDLENNQIRPIDLVVVNLYPFEETIAKEGVTLTEAIEQIDIGGPAMLRAASKNFAHVTILCEPVQYDEYLQELRQHGGETSREFRQKCALKGFLHTSSYDRTIASYLGTQQPEALPQQYTLSGNQLQSLRYGENPHQSAAWYRTSTTPTGWAAAIKLQGKELSYNNLVDLEAARRIIAEFTDRPAATIIKHTNPCGTAVGNAIAEAYQKAFKADPVSAFGGIVALNCPIDAATATELTKTFLECVVAPECEEEAKAILAAKSKVRVLVLPDLSSGPKDTIKAIAGGFLVQAADDIVADTSQWQVVTERQPTVNELEELLFAWKVCKHVKSNAIVVSSDRTTLGVGAGQMNRVGSVKIALEQAGEKAKGAILASDGFFPFDDSVKTAAAAGITAIVQPGGSLRDQDSIKAANELGLVMVFTGVRHFLH
- a CDS encoding alpha/beta hydrolase — protein: MTNALEFIQVAPKTGQAPQGLIVALHGWGANAEDLASLAPFLDLPDYQFLFPNAPFPHPYSPTGRAWYDLSMENMYEGLTESRQLLIDWLQTLESSTGVPLSRTFLSGFSQGGAMTLDVGLKLPLAGLVVMSGYLHPGAVTDVETQNATSLPPVLIMHGRYDQVVPLQAAVQAKATLESLGIAAQYYEFDMGHEIRLQMLELIRNFVVNAR
- the isiD gene encoding protein IsiD, yielding MKTLSISKKEIATMTPQDVEDLATRLEQDNYSNAFEGLNDWHILRAIAFQRPELVEPYIHLLDLEPYDEA
- the coaBC gene encoding bifunctional phosphopantothenoylcysteine decarboxylase/phosphopantothenate--cysteine ligase CoaBC, translating into MFNPKLKRVLIGVGGGIAAYKVCEVVSTLFKNGVEVRTILTNSAQKFVTPLTFATLSRYPAYTDENFWQPNYSRPLHIELGEWADIFVIAPLTANTLAKLAYGMADNLLTNTVLASTCPVLLAPAMNTDMWEQQAVQHNWQSLLINNRFHGIPTASGLLACDRVGAGRMAEPTEILAYIQSLLHTAGRLDLAGKRVLISGGGTREHFDPVRFIGNPSTGKMGLALAQAALHRGARVTLVHGPANWDVPLGMEAFSVVSAQQMHQAMLRHLPDADVIVMSAAVADVKPQEYNSEKLPKRSLPEALALEPVPDIVTELAERKQPHQLLIGFAAQTGDIVTPALEKLYRKQLDAIVANPVDQVDSGFGSDNNQAVLLDKQGRRIEIPPCSKLQLAHYLFDFVTA
- a CDS encoding glycine-rich domain-containing protein, which translates into the protein MNTQQLELYQRIQQFCLDRIDAKLSFSKRLARDNNWTIEYAQRVIDEYKKFAFLAIVAGHLVTPSEQVDQVWHLHLIYTQSYWEDFCSQTLQKPLHHNPTKGGQQERSKFNDWYGKTLESYEHFFQQLPPPDIWSPPHIRFGRDIHFVRINTQHNWIIPKPDFSFLIEFRFTQAAVWMLSLLVSLSIITSDVPALASFPNPINRSLSEFFNFYLLVGCIGLLFIGILGLLLQRFKNDSRTALVLFAILTFVLFSLGTINLATGILNLPAKDFIGFYILSAIASFLFDFAILGWKQTKPLTRPSGMRGLDNTPSWEEFLQGNKVFLQESIATWLTMLSIFCLYSLGIARIIIGLSRHKPISYLVVLCLCVGVYLLWLLSRENDNSNSLIKTLIYVTVLLSGIVLLFLGLRILIWLIFALIFFVGRFSSTGGGYTGGGGSNLGGDGGDGCDGGGDGGGCGGCGGCGD
- a CDS encoding glycine-rich domain-containing protein, with protein sequence MNTKKMTSTEADLYKRICDFELDSPSAIFPFSDKLAWEYQWTGIYTYRVIQEYKKFVFIAMIADHVVSPSTPVDRVWHLHLLYTHSYWDEFCGQILNKALHHSPSLGGKQEGLKYRYYYLQTLEIYQKYFGTPPPDIWHSPQLRSEKISYQWLDRHQFWIIPKLKIQIQNLQKVNSALVSKTVVTLVQEVVDFEAIRNRILLELKLGRQASGYKTVQKVLNRLIAELKRIAESL
- a CDS encoding serine/threonine protein kinase is translated as MQNNDTYHIILINRYRIERELSHKAGRKTFLAQDTYSQDLVIIKILQFDSFFQWDNLKLFEREANTLKNLDHPAIPKYLNYFEVDEENIQGFALVQTYIDAPSLESTMQEGRKFSGVELIELAEKLLEILAYLHEQIPPVIHRDIKPSNILISNRSGHSIGDVYLVDFGSVQTVASKDNGTITIVGSYGYIPLEQFSGQTTTASDLYSLGMTLIYLITGVHPAELTQVNGRVKFSNNDLSNQFSRWLEKITYPYPDQRFESAKLAKTALTSKDGTSGDYLHLRPANSQVKLYRDRHKLEIVYEENYPLNIPGCLGCSSIFLLIIFSPVFLPLFMNYWILLLFFTGFLLSVFYLLRKASYQMKDKYYRVISIERDREIKVGSYYGKPSNIEWSERYSFFKNINLLVYNPGYTFDKYFDETGKEIRRGEVKVNPNLSIHAGHIEYPIGNQKLSPAELWWLGKELSDFFGLELQVIYPTPKVLPEQTCGGC
- a CDS encoding IS1-like element transposase translates to MEVKPKIVEMTQGDSGVRDIARVLNVSSSTVIAKLISLT